Proteins found in one Maridesulfovibrio sp. genomic segment:
- a CDS encoding TRAP transporter substrate-binding protein, whose protein sequence is MKFFGRIVTIALALCMVMGGVISANAAKYEARIGHLESPLQPRHQGLIKVAKLVKERTGGEVEFKIFPSSQLGNQRQMNEGVQFGTIEGTISPAAFLGGFNPAVSIMDIPFLLPVDRAKAQELRQGEFGKELLKSFDSRGFKAIATWPNGRKNFTSNKPISSIADFKGQSFRVMDSKILIEQFAAIGASAIALPFGELYTALQNGVVDGEENPLDTIQRMKFYEVQKYLVTSEHGAMEDFVLFNPTFWDSLPEKYQKIIVDTFIEVMPGVEAHKEQAQKDALAVIKKAGVQVSPLNAADRAAMRKLMYPKTKAAYLARAGAEGQKLIDLYEKEYARIVK, encoded by the coding sequence ATGAAATTTTTCGGACGAATTGTTACAATAGCTCTGGCTTTGTGCATGGTTATGGGTGGAGTAATTTCCGCCAACGCCGCGAAGTACGAAGCTCGCATCGGTCACCTTGAATCTCCCCTTCAGCCCCGCCATCAGGGCCTTATAAAAGTAGCCAAGCTCGTTAAAGAGCGTACCGGCGGCGAAGTTGAGTTCAAAATTTTCCCCTCATCACAGCTCGGCAACCAGCGTCAGATGAACGAAGGCGTCCAGTTCGGCACCATCGAAGGCACAATCTCCCCCGCAGCATTCCTCGGTGGATTCAACCCCGCAGTATCCATTATGGATATTCCCTTCCTGCTTCCTGTAGACCGCGCAAAAGCACAGGAACTGCGTCAGGGCGAATTCGGTAAAGAGCTGCTTAAATCATTTGATTCAAGAGGCTTTAAAGCAATCGCAACATGGCCTAACGGACGTAAAAACTTCACCTCCAACAAGCCTATTTCCTCCATTGCCGATTTCAAAGGCCAGTCCTTCCGCGTAATGGATTCCAAAATCCTCATCGAGCAGTTTGCAGCCATCGGCGCATCCGCTATTGCCCTGCCTTTCGGCGAGCTTTACACAGCCTTGCAGAACGGCGTTGTTGACGGTGAAGAAAATCCCCTCGATACAATTCAGCGTATGAAATTCTACGAAGTTCAGAAATATCTCGTAACTTCCGAACACGGTGCCATGGAAGACTTTGTTCTCTTCAACCCCACCTTCTGGGATTCACTTCCTGAAAAATATCAGAAAATCATCGTGGATACTTTCATTGAAGTTATGCCCGGTGTTGAAGCTCACAAAGAACAGGCCCAGAAAGACGCTCTCGCTGTGATCAAAAAAGCCGGTGTTCAGGTTTCTCCCCTTAATGCCGCTGACCGCGCTGCAATGCGTAAACTGATGTACCCAAAGACCAAAGCGGCATACCTTGCCCGTGCCGGTGCTGAAGGTCAGAAGTTAATTGACCTTTATGAAAAAGAATACGCACGTATTGTTAAATAG
- a CDS encoding helix-turn-helix transcriptional regulator, with translation MSELSPKEIGQRLKAFRLGSKYSTEEIAARIGVSRAALYRYEKGDPPKLEALESIAELFGVSLPSLMGVGVEYISSAISFFERMRQNEAESEQLSVMFGLVSYLLTTDEFDEYLEIAIREGLPAELQDDQETLLHIADILAVLKERKRGYRQRCPSMVNLASATNIEKFLRNGFVGTFVLPEDILQERRAVARREVENVIRLLEEQPIGVQIGILVDSVPSTHFQIFRQSERSTLCLSPYKLCDFPNVRLGVGMLTSAPEALELHHRMVIELWGRALKGRSAADYLRKMLEDCK, from the coding sequence ATGAGCGAACTTAGTCCGAAGGAAATAGGTCAACGCCTGAAGGCATTCAGGCTGGGAAGTAAATATAGTACAGAAGAAATCGCTGCCCGCATCGGGGTTTCACGAGCGGCTTTGTATCGCTATGAAAAGGGCGATCCTCCCAAGCTGGAAGCCCTGGAATCTATTGCGGAGTTGTTTGGTGTATCTCTACCATCTTTAATGGGAGTAGGGGTAGAGTACATTTCTTCCGCTATAAGCTTTTTTGAACGCATGCGGCAGAATGAAGCTGAATCCGAACAGCTTTCCGTTATGTTCGGATTGGTTTCTTATCTGCTTACAACAGATGAGTTCGATGAATATCTGGAAATTGCCATTAGAGAAGGCTTGCCTGCTGAATTGCAGGATGATCAGGAAACTCTCCTGCATATCGCTGATATTCTTGCTGTATTGAAAGAGCGTAAGCGAGGCTACAGGCAGCGCTGCCCAAGTATGGTTAACCTTGCCTCTGCCACTAATATCGAGAAATTTCTGCGTAATGGTTTTGTCGGTACATTTGTTTTACCCGAAGATATTCTTCAGGAACGGCGTGCAGTTGCCCGGCGCGAGGTTGAGAATGTAATCCGCCTACTGGAAGAACAGCCCATCGGGGTACAGATCGGCATTCTGGTCGATTCCGTCCCCAGCACCCATTTTCAGATTTTTCGCCAATCAGAACGTTCCACTCTGTGCTTAAGTCCTTATAAATTATGTGATTTCCCAAATGTTCGGTTGGGTGTAGGCATGCTGACATCTGCCCCGGAAGCCCTTGAACTGCATCACCGTATGGTGATTGAACTCTGGGGACGAGCGTTGAAAGGACGCAGCGCCGCTGATTATCTGCGCAAGATGCTGGAAGACTGTAAATAA
- a CDS encoding PBP1A family penicillin-binding protein: protein MKKVYKILLIVTLVMAVLGVGAMGGLYYWASSDLPGFKNITDYNPPLVTTVYSRNHKVLGYFYKEKRFLVRMDEMTPLLPKAFLAAEDASFYHHDGVDFTAISRAFVANMKSGAKTQGGSTITQQIIKRLLLSPEKSYRRKIKEAILAFRLEHYLEKDEILTIYLNQIYLGAGAYGVEAAARMYFGKHVNELSIAECALLAGLPQAPSRYDPLRHPERAKARQLYVLGQMYEHKWIDRDQYNKAVEEQLVYKSMEDPSWKHGPYFLEEVRRWLIDKYGEETVYKGGLNVYTTCDIKHQDAADLAVKEGLEASTRRRGWRGPLQELKPDEYAGFLASEVIPEPDLRPGKWVKVLVTKVSRKEAAVKFGKYAATMSVASMKWCRTPNVKKAPEDVRPKKDATEILKKGDVVWARLDKAFFKDGSEVNFNQVDPETDTLGDVSWQVSLMQRPVVQGALVSMDPKTGDVLAMVGGYSFSGSSGSQFNRATQAKRQPGSAFKPIVYSTAMDNGFTPASILMDAPFVYTDMEAGKLWKPQNFEGVFYGPTLLRTALVKSRNLVTIRLARKLGINKIIQRAKDMGLETEFPKDLSVALGSASVDLLNMVEAYSTFARGGSRVKARLVLSVNSAWGELLYDSKPEITDAISPQTAYIMCNLMKEVVQHGTGWRAKVLHRPVAGKTGTTNNEQDAWYMGFSPYLVTGVFVGFDQLTPMGKWETGSRAASPLWVAYRKKVEDDYPYEDFPQPEGVVMAKIDAASGLLAGPGSTKTFFLPFKEGTQPTRTATGAGEDGESSGGGSSEDLFKQTF from the coding sequence ATGAAAAAAGTATATAAAATTTTACTTATAGTGACTCTGGTAATGGCTGTCCTCGGTGTCGGGGCCATGGGTGGCCTTTATTACTGGGCTTCAAGCGATCTGCCCGGTTTTAAGAATATTACCGACTACAACCCTCCTCTGGTTACTACTGTTTATTCCCGTAACCATAAGGTCCTCGGATATTTTTACAAGGAAAAGCGTTTTCTGGTCCGTATGGACGAGATGACACCGTTATTGCCGAAGGCTTTTCTGGCCGCAGAAGACGCTTCCTTTTATCATCATGACGGTGTTGATTTTACCGCTATTTCGCGCGCATTCGTAGCCAACATGAAAAGCGGAGCCAAAACTCAGGGCGGAAGCACCATTACCCAGCAGATTATCAAGCGGCTGCTGCTTAGCCCGGAAAAAAGTTATCGACGCAAGATTAAGGAAGCTATTCTCGCTTTCCGGTTGGAGCATTATCTGGAAAAAGATGAAATCCTGACCATTTACCTGAATCAGATTTATCTCGGCGCGGGCGCTTACGGGGTTGAAGCGGCTGCACGTATGTATTTCGGTAAGCATGTCAATGAATTGAGCATTGCCGAATGTGCATTGCTGGCCGGATTGCCGCAGGCTCCCAGCCGTTATGATCCCTTACGTCATCCTGAAAGGGCTAAAGCCCGTCAGCTTTATGTTCTGGGGCAGATGTATGAACATAAGTGGATTGACCGTGATCAGTACAACAAAGCCGTTGAAGAGCAGCTTGTGTACAAGAGCATGGAAGATCCTTCATGGAAGCACGGGCCCTATTTCCTTGAAGAAGTACGCCGTTGGCTGATTGATAAGTATGGCGAGGAGACCGTCTACAAAGGCGGCCTGAACGTTTATACTACTTGTGACATTAAGCATCAGGATGCTGCTGATCTGGCGGTTAAAGAAGGTCTGGAAGCTTCTACCAGACGCCGTGGCTGGAGAGGGCCATTGCAGGAACTTAAGCCGGATGAATATGCCGGATTTCTTGCTTCCGAAGTGATTCCTGAACCTGATTTGCGGCCCGGTAAATGGGTCAAGGTGCTGGTGACCAAGGTCTCCAGAAAAGAGGCTGCTGTTAAATTTGGAAAATATGCGGCTACCATGTCCGTTGCCAGTATGAAATGGTGTCGCACCCCGAACGTAAAGAAAGCCCCGGAAGATGTCCGGCCCAAGAAAGATGCCACCGAAATCCTGAAAAAAGGTGATGTGGTCTGGGCAAGGCTTGATAAGGCCTTTTTCAAGGACGGCAGTGAAGTTAATTTTAATCAGGTTGATCCTGAAACCGATACCCTTGGCGATGTAAGCTGGCAGGTCTCACTGATGCAGCGCCCCGTGGTACAGGGTGCCCTTGTTTCCATGGATCCCAAGACCGGGGACGTTCTGGCCATGGTCGGCGGGTATTCTTTCAGCGGCAGCAGCGGCAGTCAGTTCAACCGAGCTACTCAGGCCAAGCGCCAGCCCGGTTCCGCTTTTAAACCTATAGTTTATTCCACAGCTATGGATAATGGGTTTACCCCTGCTTCAATTCTTATGGACGCTCCGTTCGTCTATACCGATATGGAAGCAGGTAAGCTCTGGAAACCTCAGAATTTTGAGGGTGTATTTTATGGTCCCACTTTGCTGAGAACTGCTCTGGTTAAGTCCAGAAACCTCGTTACCATCAGATTGGCGCGTAAGTTGGGTATCAATAAAATTATTCAGCGCGCTAAGGATATGGGACTTGAGACTGAGTTCCCCAAAGATTTGTCCGTAGCCCTTGGCTCCGCGTCTGTTGATTTACTTAATATGGTTGAAGCTTATTCAACTTTTGCACGTGGAGGCTCAAGGGTTAAGGCTCGTCTGGTGCTGTCTGTTAATAGCGCGTGGGGTGAGCTGCTTTACGATTCCAAACCCGAAATAACCGATGCTATCAGTCCGCAGACCGCTTATATCATGTGCAACCTTATGAAAGAAGTCGTGCAGCACGGAACAGGTTGGAGAGCCAAGGTTCTGCACCGTCCTGTGGCGGGTAAAACCGGAACCACCAACAATGAGCAGGATGCATGGTACATGGGATTTTCTCCCTATCTTGTAACCGGGGTATTTGTAGGTTTCGACCAGTTGACTCCCATGGGTAAGTGGGAAACAGGTTCCCGCGCCGCAAGCCCTCTTTGGGTGGCATACCGTAAAAAGGTGGAAGATGATTATCCTTACGAGGATTTTCCCCAGCCTGAAGGGGTAGTTATGGCTAAGATCGACGCTGCCTCCGGTTTGCTTGCCGGACCGGGGTCCACGAAGACTTTCTTCCTGCCTTTTAAGGAAGGAACCCAGCCGACCCGGACCGCAACCGGTGCCGGGGAAGATGGAGAGTCCAGTGGGGGCGGTTCCAGCGAAGACTTGTTCAAGCAGACATTCTAA
- a CDS encoding Zn-dependent hydrolase, with translation MNALTNNIGVANSNSPHQLPQTPASLEHLTEEAEKLFADLEELSRDIAGVSRPSYGEAETKAFELIEKFAENEGLITYRDSAANLVVTLEDISDDAEYILIGSHLDSVPQGGNYDGAAGVIAGLLCLVEMKRSGNTPEIPVKVIALRGEESAWFGACYLGSKALLGKLDEAEQDLLQRDDNRPLRDHMSDCGADVERIAKGELLIDTSKIRAFFELHIEQGPVMIARNLPVAAVTGIRGNIRHRKIKCIGEAGHSGAVPRWLRKDAVFATAELITRIDDHWTTILQHGGDLVATCGILSTDPQHHAMSRIPGEVTFSFEARSQYEHTLAAIEALLHSECATITHERRVNFEFDKPVKTSPAVLDQDLVDRINNACIAENLPVEAIPSGAGHDASLFANAGVSTGMIFVRNRNGSHNPEEEMDMDDFIRGLSVLYRTITEFNL, from the coding sequence ATGAATGCATTAACTAATAATATTGGCGTAGCTAACAGTAATAGTCCGCATCAGCTACCGCAGACCCCGGCATCACTTGAGCATCTGACCGAAGAAGCGGAAAAGCTCTTTGCCGATCTGGAAGAACTTTCGCGCGATATTGCCGGGGTTTCCCGTCCGTCATACGGTGAAGCAGAAACCAAGGCATTTGAACTGATAGAAAAATTTGCCGAAAATGAAGGCCTGATCACATACCGAGACAGTGCCGCCAACCTGGTTGTGACGCTGGAAGATATTTCCGATGACGCTGAATATATCCTCATCGGTTCGCATCTCGATTCTGTTCCTCAGGGCGGTAACTATGATGGAGCCGCCGGGGTCATCGCCGGACTGCTCTGTCTGGTTGAGATGAAACGCAGCGGCAATACTCCTGAAATACCGGTTAAAGTCATCGCCCTGCGCGGTGAAGAAAGCGCATGGTTCGGGGCTTGTTACCTCGGGTCCAAGGCCCTGCTCGGTAAACTGGATGAGGCGGAGCAGGATCTGCTGCAACGTGACGACAACCGTCCGCTCAGAGATCACATGTCCGATTGCGGCGCGGATGTAGAACGCATCGCCAAAGGTGAACTGCTGATTGACACATCAAAGATCAGAGCCTTTTTTGAATTGCACATTGAGCAGGGGCCGGTCATGATCGCCCGCAACCTGCCGGTTGCCGCTGTGACAGGAATCCGGGGCAACATCAGACACCGCAAGATTAAATGCATCGGCGAGGCAGGACATTCTGGAGCCGTTCCCCGCTGGCTGCGTAAAGATGCAGTCTTCGCCACCGCGGAACTGATTACGCGTATCGATGACCACTGGACGACAATTCTGCAACATGGTGGAGATCTGGTGGCAACCTGCGGTATCCTAAGTACCGATCCGCAGCATCACGCGATGTCCCGCATACCCGGCGAAGTGACTTTCAGCTTTGAAGCCCGCAGTCAGTATGAACACACTCTAGCGGCCATAGAAGCCCTGCTTCACTCCGAATGCGCGACCATTACCCATGAACGCCGTGTTAATTTTGAATTTGACAAACCGGTCAAGACTTCACCCGCAGTTCTGGATCAGGATTTGGTGGATCGCATAAACAATGCTTGCATTGCGGAAAACTTACCTGTAGAAGCTATTCCAAGTGGAGCTGGGCACGATGCCTCGCTCTTCGCCAACGCGGGAGTTTCCACCGGCATGATTTTCGTGCGCAACCGCAACGGCTCCCACAACCCGGAAGAAGAAATGGATATGGACGATTTCATTCGGGGCCTTTCAGTACTGTACCGCACAATCACGGAGTTCAACTTATGA
- a CDS encoding TRAP transporter large permease, with product MTFAIILIALLMLVCGFEMLLVLGVPAFLTKTFMFTRIPDPVLIQKLVGGINFSTLLAIPFFIFAAELMASGQIAKRLTDLIKYFTGHRLGGIGHTTIFGSMAFGSVSGSAPATVAAMGKLMYPELRKTGFSEKFSLGLIISSAETALLIPPSITLIIYGWMTGTSITGLFIGGLGVGVTLGLAFGALVIFESLRKGVGRGKKTTEPFFTVFKSAAWALGLPVIILGGIYSGLFTPTEAAAVSVVYAILIEAFVYKNLSFSRLISITEQAAISTTIIFILLAMGSVLSYFVTLAQVPVLITDFLTNIQAGPITFLMIVNIAFFLAGMFIDPNSALLILVPPLYPVALTMGIDPIHFGEIVCLNICIGMITPPFGLDIFVASSTLDKPVMSIINGVWPFLFINILVLILITYVPGVATFLPNLIAP from the coding sequence ATGACTTTCGCAATTATACTCATCGCCCTTTTGATGCTGGTCTGTGGTTTTGAAATGCTGCTGGTGCTAGGTGTACCTGCATTCCTGACCAAGACCTTTATGTTTACTCGTATTCCCGACCCCGTACTGATTCAGAAACTGGTCGGCGGAATCAACTTTTCCACCCTGCTGGCAATTCCATTTTTTATTTTTGCCGCAGAGCTTATGGCTTCCGGTCAGATAGCCAAGAGACTTACTGACCTTATTAAATATTTCACAGGACACCGTCTGGGCGGAATCGGACATACTACAATTTTCGGTTCCATGGCTTTCGGGTCCGTTTCCGGCTCGGCTCCAGCTACCGTAGCCGCCATGGGTAAACTGATGTACCCGGAACTGCGCAAAACCGGATTCAGCGAAAAATTCAGCCTCGGCCTGATCATTTCCAGTGCTGAAACCGCGCTGCTCATACCTCCGAGCATCACTCTTATTATTTACGGATGGATGACCGGTACTTCTATTACCGGACTGTTCATCGGCGGACTGGGAGTCGGAGTGACTCTGGGACTTGCCTTCGGCGCACTGGTTATATTTGAATCCCTGCGCAAGGGAGTCGGTCGTGGTAAAAAAACAACCGAGCCTTTCTTCACAGTATTCAAGTCAGCAGCATGGGCGCTGGGCCTTCCGGTTATCATTCTCGGCGGTATTTACTCCGGGCTTTTCACTCCCACGGAAGCGGCAGCAGTATCCGTTGTTTACGCCATTCTTATTGAAGCTTTTGTGTACAAGAACCTTTCCTTTTCCCGGTTGATAAGCATAACTGAACAGGCCGCCATTTCAACTACCATCATCTTCATCCTGCTGGCCATGGGCAGTGTTCTTTCCTATTTCGTAACTCTGGCACAGGTTCCTGTACTGATTACCGATTTCCTGACTAATATTCAGGCCGGACCGATCACTTTCCTCATGATTGTCAACATTGCCTTTTTCCTTGCCGGTATGTTTATTGATCCTAACTCAGCTCTGCTGATTCTGGTTCCGCCCCTTTATCCGGTTGCGCTCACCATGGGAATCGATCCCATCCATTTCGGTGAAATTGTCTGCCTTAATATCTGCATCGGTATGATCACACCGCCTTTCGGGCTTGATATTTTCGTAGCCTCTTCAACCCTTGATAAACCGGTAATGTCCATCATTAATGGAGTGTGGCCGTTCCTTTTCATTAATATTCTGGTCCTCATTCTGATCACTTATGTCCCCGGTGTGGCAACATTCCTGCCCAACCTGATTGCCCCCTAA
- the pyrC gene encoding dihydroorotase: protein MNTEISIIRPDDWHLHLRDGEMLGAVLPSSARIYGRALIMPNLVPPVTTAKLAESYRKRIKEALPEGSDFKPLMTCYLTDSTSEKDIHTAYAVKAFHAAKLFPSGATTNSENGVTDIKNVYPVLEAMQEIGMPLSVHGEVTDPEVDIFDREAVFIEQVLEPVRRDFPELKIIFEHLTSKSGVDYVFEQDEYLAATITPHHLLLTRNDLFAGGMNPYMYCLPVAKTFEDREAIHKAAISGDKRFFLGTDSAPHPARMKEKVGAAAGIFNAPTSIGYVTQVFEELDALDKLEGFTSIYGAGFYGFLPNGSTITLAKQEEPVEMNWQIKVGGDVVKIFKPDTPLFWDLVD from the coding sequence ATGAACACTGAAATTAGCATCATAAGACCTGATGACTGGCATCTCCACCTGCGCGATGGAGAAATGCTTGGTGCTGTGCTTCCGTCCAGTGCAAGAATATATGGGCGAGCCTTAATCATGCCCAACCTTGTTCCTCCGGTAACTACTGCAAAACTGGCAGAATCATACCGCAAACGCATCAAGGAAGCCCTTCCCGAAGGATCTGATTTCAAACCGCTGATGACCTGCTACCTCACCGATAGCACCTCTGAGAAAGACATCCATACCGCATACGCAGTCAAAGCTTTTCATGCTGCTAAACTTTTTCCTTCCGGGGCAACCACCAATTCGGAAAACGGCGTAACCGACATTAAAAATGTCTATCCCGTACTGGAAGCAATGCAGGAAATAGGCATGCCCCTTTCCGTACACGGCGAGGTGACTGATCCGGAAGTGGATATTTTTGATCGCGAGGCCGTATTCATCGAGCAGGTTCTTGAGCCGGTACGCAGGGATTTCCCGGAACTAAAAATTATTTTCGAGCACCTGACCAGCAAATCCGGGGTCGATTACGTATTTGAGCAGGATGAATATCTTGCAGCCACCATCACCCCGCATCATCTGCTGCTGACCCGCAATGATCTCTTTGCAGGCGGTATGAATCCTTACATGTATTGCCTGCCTGTAGCCAAAACATTTGAAGATCGCGAAGCTATCCACAAGGCTGCAATTTCCGGTGACAAAAGATTTTTCCTCGGCACCGACTCAGCTCCGCATCCCGCCAGGATGAAGGAGAAGGTCGGCGCCGCAGCGGGTATTTTCAATGCCCCTACCTCAATAGGATATGTAACCCAAGTGTTTGAAGAGCTTGATGCTCTGGATAAACTCGAAGGTTTCACTTCAATATATGGTGCCGGATTTTATGGTTTCCTTCCAAATGGCAGTACAATTACTTTAGCCAAGCAGGAAGAACCCGTTGAAATGAACTGGCAGATCAAGGTCGGTGGCGATGTCGTAAAGATATTCAAACCCGACACCCCACTCTTTTGGGATTTAGTTGATTAA
- a CDS encoding zinc/iron-chelating domain-containing protein has translation MSDPFVCARCAEKGKTCCELTPGTEEVCFPVSDYERERILECAPDSGGFVLQLNSPLFIENLLKLFPGQRRTVKELFPPGGMHYRLEVDSGGKCLFLGSGGCVIPKEARPLYCRLFPFWTDESGRITLLEVESCLAQQENKTPGKLFKTLGISQSEVRELHSQLRIAWGFAAHVDNG, from the coding sequence ATGAGTGATCCTTTTGTTTGCGCGAGATGTGCCGAAAAGGGAAAGACATGTTGTGAATTGACTCCCGGTACCGAGGAAGTTTGTTTTCCTGTCTCTGATTATGAACGGGAGCGCATTCTGGAATGCGCTCCCGATTCCGGAGGATTTGTTCTGCAACTGAATTCTCCGCTTTTTATCGAAAATTTGCTCAAGCTTTTCCCCGGTCAGCGCCGAACAGTTAAAGAGCTTTTTCCGCCGGGCGGAATGCATTATCGGCTTGAAGTTGATTCCGGGGGAAAGTGTTTGTTTCTCGGCAGCGGAGGATGCGTTATCCCTAAGGAAGCCCGGCCATTGTATTGCCGGCTTTTTCCTTTTTGGACCGATGAAAGTGGACGGATCACTTTGCTTGAGGTTGAAAGCTGCCTTGCACAACAAGAAAATAAAACTCCGGGTAAGCTTTTTAAGACACTCGGGATTAGTCAGTCGGAAGTGCGCGAGTTGCACAGTCAGTTACGGATTGCATGGGGCTTTGCCGCTCACGTTGATAACGGATGA
- a CDS encoding orotate phosphoribosyltransferase has translation MVPTSFPDQETIAEITAKMLIEVEAVHFRADEPFKFTSGWASPVYIDCRKLISFPRVRQTLMDFGASIILRECGFESIDCVAGGETAGIPFAAWLSDRLMLPMQYVRKKPKGFGRDAQIEGDFAEGSKVLLVEDLTTDGRSKINFAQALRHAGAEVTHTFVLFHYGIFPKTKETLAEAGLEMLSLATWWDILNVAKKEKYFDSNSLNEVEKFLNNPVEWSAAHGGISTYPE, from the coding sequence ATGGTTCCCACCAGCTTTCCCGACCAAGAAACCATCGCTGAAATAACAGCGAAAATGCTTATCGAAGTTGAAGCGGTTCACTTCCGTGCTGATGAGCCCTTCAAGTTCACTTCCGGCTGGGCCAGCCCGGTCTACATTGACTGCCGCAAGCTCATTTCATTTCCCCGTGTGCGCCAGACCCTTATGGATTTCGGCGCATCCATCATCCTGCGCGAGTGTGGATTTGAATCCATCGACTGCGTTGCAGGTGGCGAAACTGCTGGAATTCCCTTTGCCGCATGGCTTTCCGACCGTCTGATGCTGCCCATGCAGTACGTACGCAAAAAACCTAAAGGATTCGGCCGTGATGCTCAGATTGAAGGTGATTTCGCTGAAGGCTCAAAAGTCCTTCTGGTTGAAGACCTGACCACTGACGGTCGCAGCAAAATCAACTTCGCACAGGCCCTGCGCCATGCCGGAGCGGAAGTAACACACACATTTGTACTCTTCCACTACGGTATCTTCCCCAAAACCAAAGAAACCCTCGCCGAAGCCGGACTCGAAATGCTCTCTCTGGCTACTTGGTGGGATATTCTCAACGTTGCTAAAAAGGAAAAATACTTCGACAGCAATTCCCTGAACGAAGTTGAAAAATTCCTCAACAATCCCGTAGAGTGGTCCGCCGCTCACGGTGGAATTTCTACTTATCCTGAATAA
- a CDS encoding TRAP transporter small permease codes for MCKFLGSLLNGIRIIERVLIISINLIMVGLYTFNVLVREITPQYSSTFAWIDEATRLLMVWAIFIALGLALERGRQVAVTTLFEKMPDIPRKVVGILINLTGTVFSCYLVWLGIALVKFVMRTGQLSPTLGLPMYWLYIAPTIGFGLLALRYLLELLSINDRHTRPMTITTK; via the coding sequence ATGTGTAAGTTCCTTGGTTCCCTGCTGAACGGGATACGGATTATCGAAAGGGTGCTCATAATCTCCATCAACCTGATCATGGTCGGCCTGTACACCTTCAATGTTCTTGTCAGGGAAATCACTCCCCAATACTCAAGCACATTCGCATGGATAGATGAAGCCACACGGCTGCTTATGGTCTGGGCAATATTCATCGCGCTAGGCCTTGCCCTTGAAAGAGGACGTCAGGTAGCGGTTACAACCCTTTTTGAAAAAATGCCCGACATTCCCCGAAAGGTGGTCGGTATCCTGATCAACCTTACCGGAACTGTTTTCAGCTGTTATCTGGTCTGGCTCGGCATTGCCCTTGTTAAATTCGTAATGCGAACCGGACAGCTGAGCCCCACACTGGGACTGCCCATGTACTGGCTCTACATTGCGCCCACAATCGGTTTCGGATTGCTGGCCTTGCGCTACCTGCTTGAGCTTTTAAGCATTAACGACCGCCACACCCGACCTATGACAATCACGACCAAGTAA